In Mycolicibacterium mucogenicum DSM 44124, the following are encoded in one genomic region:
- a CDS encoding potassium channel family protein — MRVAIGGAGAVGRSVAQELVANGHKVLLIERDIRKYEPNTVPEADWLWADACEVASLEECGIEMCDVVIAATGDDKANLAMALLAKTEFSVPRVVARVNNVANEWLFTDDWGVDVAVSTPHAMAAGVEGAIDVGHLVRLMGLRQGHANLTKFTLPPDSPLIGRTIGDMTLPPNTLLVTVQRGSRIIVPKSGDHFEDGDELLFVADESVDSDIRDLIHGA; from the coding sequence ATGCGCGTGGCGATCGGCGGCGCCGGCGCGGTGGGCCGGTCGGTGGCACAGGAACTCGTCGCGAACGGGCACAAGGTTCTCCTGATCGAACGCGATATCCGCAAATACGAGCCGAACACGGTGCCCGAGGCCGACTGGCTGTGGGCCGACGCCTGCGAAGTGGCCTCGCTCGAGGAATGCGGCATCGAGATGTGCGACGTCGTGATCGCCGCGACGGGTGACGACAAGGCGAACCTCGCGATGGCGCTGTTGGCGAAAACCGAGTTCAGCGTCCCGCGGGTGGTGGCGCGCGTGAACAACGTCGCCAATGAGTGGTTGTTCACAGACGACTGGGGCGTCGACGTCGCGGTGTCCACACCGCACGCGATGGCCGCGGGCGTCGAGGGCGCCATCGACGTCGGCCACCTGGTGCGGCTGATGGGGCTACGTCAAGGGCACGCGAACCTGACGAAGTTCACGCTGCCGCCGGACAGCCCGCTGATCGGACGTACCATCGGGGACATGACCCTGCCGCCGAACACCCTGTTGGTGACGGTGCAGCGCGGCAGCAGGATCATCGTGCCCAAATCCGGCGATCACTTCGAAGATGGCGACGAATTGCTTTTCGTGGCAGACGAATCCGTCGACAGCGACATCCGCGACCTCATCCACGGCGCCTAG